The Macaca fascicularis isolate 582-1 chromosome 11, T2T-MFA8v1.1 genome includes a region encoding these proteins:
- the KCNA1 gene encoding potassium voltage-gated channel subfamily A member 1 encodes MTVMSGENVDEASAAPGHPQDGSYPRQTDHDDHECCERVVINISGLRFETQLKTLAQFPNTLLGNPKKRMRYFDPLRNEYFFDRNRPSFDAILYYYQSGGRLRRPVNVPLDMFSEEIKFYELGEEAMEKFREDEGFIKEEERPLPEKEYQRQVWLLFEYPESSGPARVIAIVSVMVILISIVIFCLETLPELKDDKDFTGTVHRIDNTTVIYNSNIFTDPFFIVETLCIIWFSFELVVRFFACPSKTDFFKNIMNFIDIVAIIPYFITLGTEIAEQEGNQKGEQATSLAILRVIRLVRVFRIFKLSRHSKGLQILGQTLKASMRELGLLIFFLFIGVILFSSAVYFAEAEEAESHFSSIPDAFWWAVVSMTTVGYGDMYPVTIGGKIVGSLCAIAGVLTIALPVPVIVSNFNYFYHRETEGEEQAQLLHVSSPNLASDSDLSRRSSSTMSKSEYMEIEEDMNNSIAHYRQVNIRTGNCTTANQNCVNKSKLLTDV; translated from the coding sequence ATGACGGTGATGTCTGGGGAGAACGTGGACGAGGCTTCGGCCGCCCCGGGCCACCCCCAGGATGGCAGCTACCCCCGGCAGACCGACCACGACGACCACGAGTGCTGCGAGCGCGTGGTGATCAACATCTCCGGGCTGCGCTTCGAGACGCAGCTCAAGACCCTGGCGCAGTTCCCCAACACGCTGCTGGGCAACCCTAAGAAACGCATGCGCTACTTCGACCCCCTGAGGAACGAGTACTTCTTCGACCGCAACCGGCCCAGCTTCGACGCCATCCTCTACTACTACCAGTCGGGGGGCCGCCTGCGGAGGCCGGTCAACGTGCCCCTGGACATGTTCTCCGAGGAGATCAAGTTTTACGAGTTGGGCGAGGAGGCCATGGAGAAGTTCCGGGAGGACGAGGGCTTCATCAAGGAGGAGGAGCGTCCTCTACCCGAGAAGGAGTACCAGCGCCAGGTGTGGCTGCTCTTCGAGTACCCCGAGAGTTCGGGGCCCGCCAGGGTCATTGCCATCGTCTCCGTCATGGTCATCCTCATCTCCATCGTCATCTTTTGCCTGGAGACGCTCCCCGAGCTGAAGGATGACAAGGACTTCACGGGCACCGTCCACCGCATCGACAACACCACGGTCATCTACAATTCCAACATCTTCACGGACCCCTTCTTCATCGTGGAAACGCTGTGTATCATCTGGTTCTCCTTCGAGCTGGTGGTGCGCTTCTTCGCCTGCCCCAGCAAGACGGACTTCTTCAAAAACATCATGAACTTCATCGACATTGTGGCCATCATTCCTTATTTCATCACCCTGGGCACCGAGATAGCTGAGCAGGAAGGAAACCAGAAGGGCGAGCAGGCCACCTCGCTGGCCATCCTCAGGGTCATCCGCTTGGTAAGGGTTTTTAGAATCTTCAAGCTCTCCCGCCACTCTAAGGGCCTCCAGATCCTGGGCCAGACCCTCAAAGCTAGTATGAGAGAGCTAGGGCTGCTCATCTTTTTCCTCTTCATCGGCGTCATCCTGTTTTCTAGTGCAGTGTACTTTGCCGAGGCGGAAGAAGCTGAGTCGCACTTCTCCAGTATCCCCGATGCTTTCTGGTGGGCGGTGGTGTCCATGACCACTGTAGGATACGGTGACATGTACCCTGTGACAATTGGAGGCAAGATCGTGGGCTCCTTGTGTGCCATCGCTGGTGTGCTGACAATTGCCCTGCCCGTACCTGTCATTGTGTCCAATTTCAACTATTTCTACCACCGAGAAACTGAGGGGGAAGAGCAGGCTCAGTTGCTCCACGTCAGTTCCCCTAACTTAGCCTCTGACAGTGACCTCAGTCGCCGCAGTTCCTCTACTATGAGCAAGTCTGAGTACATGGAGATCGAAGAGGATATGAATAATAGCATAGCCCATTATAGACAGGTCAATATCAGAACTGGCAATTGCACCACAGCTAACCAAAACTGCGTTAATAAGAGCAAGCTACTGACcgatgtttaa